The nucleotide window GGCCTCCCGCGCCGGCTCACGCTATCTGGCCAAGACTCTCAGCCGGCTGCTCATGCACCACATCCGGGACTGCCTGCCAGAGCTCAAAACCCGAGTGACCGTGCTGAGTGCCCAGTACCAGGCGCGGCTCAACAGCTACGGCCAGCCAGTCGAGGACCACAGTGCCACCCTGCTGCAGATAGTCACCAAGTTCGCCAGCGATTACTGCAACACCATCGAGGGAACAGCCAGATACATCCAGACCTCGGAGCTGTGAGTCGGATCTCTACAGTAGCAGGATCTTTGTCGAATggcaaatgtttttctttttgtctagGGCTGTcatttgatttaaatatttaatcggAATTAATTGCACGATTATCCATAATTAACTCGtgattaatcacacatttttcatctgttctaaatgtactttaaaagggATTCCCactttattcatctttttaatGTGCAGCAagatatctaaaaaaaacacatacacagaaaaaaagcaccACCAGATGCCAACAACATTGTAAATGCAACACAggacacacatcaacacatcaaTGGGGTCACTCCTTCCCCCAAAACCAACGCAGAATCTAATTGGACAGTACACAGGTCAGTATGTCATAATGAACAATGACAggaataaattaataaataagcATATACTATGTAAAGAGTTCATAAGATGTCAGTCAAGTGAATTCAGGTTCCTAATTGCCACagtaataaaagaaagaatCCCTGGCAAGTCTAGTTCTTTTAAATAAtatgtttatcactttttctgatataaacacagaaaaacaaacaataaaacaacatggCCACAACAAGAACAAATTTCAGACTTGCTATTGTGTGATATATAGAGCATAATACACTACCTCTCCTACATTAATAAATTATGAAAGAGAGGAGACATGGGATCTAAGTATATGTacatacacctacacacacattaacacactgaCATAAGGAAACGCTCAGACCCATTACAATTGACAGCGATGTAGCAAATACATATCTGGAAAGAAAGAAGagtaataaagaaaataacatcCAACCTTACGACCCAAAAATATCAGTAAGCCAGTTTTCCTCATTGCCATCGCAAGTCTAgttcaatttcaattaaattttattcatatagcgctaaatcacaacaacagttatttcATTGcgttttcataaaagagcaggtctagaccgtactctgtgatgttatttacagaaacccaacaattcccaccaagagcatgCACTAGGCAAGTTCTTAACATAGGTAGCCTAAAACGGCGTCCTTAGGAGAGCAAATCAAAGTCCACAAAGAGATCATGGCAGTTAAAAATTTGGTAAGCATGGAAAAGAGGGTTATGACTCGATGTATTCAGCTGGTAACTTGATTCATATTGGCAGAACATGGATATAACTATTAGTCTTGTCAAGAGAACCATCTGGAAGGACTTTGAAACTGAACATTCAAAAGACCCCTTCCTTTATCCATTTCTGCACAAGGACTTTTGTTTCTGCTAGACATGCGCATCGTTACTGCTGCATCGCTTCCCGACGGATCGGCCCGAGGCCCAACTTACCGAACGTACGTGTGTTGATCGCACATCAAAAGCATTGGTGGCACTAAAAGGAATTTGCTTTAACTTGTTGTTTCCGCagaattttgacagccctattTTCTTTCTGATGAAAGCAGcctttgtttcatgttttttagtGAATTGTTGCTAGTTTTCTCAGGTTCTaactttatacttttattgCACGACTTAGCATTTCACTTACATTGTATATCACGAGGGTAAAGTCCTTGGGGTGATGTAATTGTAAATTGAAGTGGTATCAGCATCTTCTGTTGGCACCCTCATCTTCACAGCTCCCTCGCCACGAGATAATTAATTTGTGTTAACATGTGGGAAGCAAATATTGACCTCTTTTAGGTTGACTGCAATTAATGTTGGCGCGGTTAGCTTTGCTGACACACAGCGCTGAGAAAACGCATTGGTGTCACAGCTGAACCCGTCTTTTCCACAGCTGTGGGGGTGCTCGCATCTGCTACATATTCCATGAGACCTTTGGGCGCACTTTGCAGTCCATCGACCCCCTGGGGGGACTGACGGAGCTCGATATCCTCACTGCCATCCGCAATGCAACGGTGAGCTTCGGTGACTTTTGTTGTGTAATTGGTATCATCTAAATTCTGGTCAAGTTCTGTAATTTGGAGGAATACCAggtaaattgtgtgtgtgtgtgtgtgtgtgtgtgtgtgtgtgtgtgtgtgtgtgtgtgggatttgCCTTGCCTTGCAGGGTCCGCGGCCAGCACTTTTTGTTCCCGAGGTGTCCTTTGAGTTGTTGGTGAAGCGGCAAATTAAGCGGCTGGAGGAGCCAAGTATGCGCTGTGTAGAGCTGGTTCATGAAGAGCTGCAGAGGATCATCCAGCACTGCTCCTCCTACAGCACACAGGTTCGCCAAAAGATATTGATGCCTTTTTACACTTGATTGACTTCGTTTTCACACCCGTAGTTCTTTTGCTCTGGTCTGAATCAGTGGATGAGTTTCAATTTCACCTTGCTTTCATTTCAcatggaaaaaaatccaaagccACCAAAAAATGCGTCATTACAGACCACGCAAGAACGTTCACTCTGCTTATTGGTCAGGTGTGTCTGGGGGGGCGGGACCAAGAGATTATATACAAGAAGAAGGTTTTGCGTTCCGGACGTCTCTCCATGGTCAAACcggtttatttcatttgaatcatttttttaGACATTGTTTTGCGAGGGACGTTACTATGTCTGCGTCGGTGTCCGTCTCCAACTTTAGATGTGGTTGGTTTGACCACGAGTGACCGCAGCAGCctatttctgtgagagaaaTACTGaaagctgctacagtttgctACTCTGCTGCATCGCAgattagagatgttccgataccgatCCCAGTATTGGTATCGCCTTCAATACGGCCTAAAAGGCTAGTATCGGTatcaggaagtactggagtttatgcactgatccgataccacgtaattaAGCCCTAAAGAAAAAATTATGTtgaagtagtttatttatgttgtttttccattaataactgactgtcaaactatataataaaaatactgtggtgtgttgtagttttttgtatttgttcatgtttcaaaaAGAGTTTGACCTGAGCCAGACCAAAGACCAAGATAGAAATcctatcacatccatacatgGAGAGTAGTATACAGTTGCTAAAACATCATATAAAATTTGAcccactggtatcggatcagtactctgtatcggccgatacacaagttcaggtatcagaatcggtatcgggaagcaaaaaaaacgTGTTTGGTCCGCTTTTGGTGCGCATTAGAGTGTGATTGCTCCATCACACCTCCCCAAAGTGTTAGTACTATGTTAATGAAGTATTTCTTTATCTGTGCTAGGAGCTCATACGTTTCCCCAAACTGCACGATTCCATTGTGGAAGTAGTGACTGGATTACTGAGGAAGCGCTTGCCGGTTACTAATGAAATGGTAATCCGCAGTTTGGCTCAAATCTTTCATACTAATTGTATTAATCACTGACTGCCTGAGAttaattctgctttttttccttttaggtACACAATTTAGTAGCAATAGAGCTCGCCTACATCAACACAAAACACCCAGACTTCACAGATGCAGCGCAGGTCTCTGCGTCTGTCAACAGTCAGCAGGTAGTTATTTGTCCCTTACTGCAGGTACTCTCGTTTATTATTTATTCCGCTTGGGTGAACAGAAGAAATTGAGTTCTTTAAAGCCTTAACCATCATGTGTCACATCCACACGTTAGGGAGCAGTGGAATTCCAGACTTGCTCTGACCCTCTGACTCCCTGTGTAACGTCTTCCTGTCAGGCGGAGGCTGTTGATGGAGGGAAGCGCTGGAAGAACGAGAAGGTCGCAGAAGAGAGGGTTCCGGCTGCAGGCTTTGGCAGTCCCAGCAAAAGCCAGGCCATTAACCTCCTCGACTCAGTGAGTGGTGGGATTGGCAGCAGGACAAAACACTTACTGGTGAATACATTTCACACTGTCAACAttttactttctctctttctctctctgccagGCAATGCCTGTTTCCCGCAAGCTGAGTTCGAAGGAGCAGAGGGACTGCGAGATCATCCAGCGCCTCATCAAGTGTTACTTCCTCATTGTCCGCAAAAGCATCCAGGACAGGTTCGAGTCAAACTAGTCCAGAGCACCTGGGGTCAGGGTTCAAATTGAATCacttttttgtccaccagccaagTGAATGTCCACATTTGACCAACCATGTGCATATTTTACCAAGGTTTGGCTGGtggatggtgctaattttgaaccTGGGGGGCGCGCATCCTCTCGCCATTTGGCCTGAGCGTGGGAATCACCAGGCCCCGCGATACGATATTATCACGATAATTTGCTACTTTTATTTTCTGAtacttttattcttgtgattttaaacatattgcatcATGCTGCAATATACTGCAGTTCATTACCTTTTTGCCAACTTCAAATTATCTCCCAAAAAGGAAAGCTTTGTtgacatctgtttcatctaaaaagataaacgTCTTTCTCAcgtcatttttattattattgtattaccaaaaagttaaattattatgtgaattttatataataaaagatcaatacttggtgCCCTTGTATTGATAAAGTATTGCCAATGAAATTATTGcaacatactatgctgtatctGTTGTATTTTCCCCTTCTTTATTCCCCAGTAGAGCTCAGTTGTTGTCAGTGATGCAGATTTTCTGATTTTGTCCCGGGGCTGTGTGTCCGCAGTGTGCCCAAGACAGTGATGCACTTCCTGGTGAACTTTGTGAAAGAGCATCTGCAGAGTGAGCTGGTGGGTCAGCTTTACAAACAGGGACTGCTGCAGGAGCTGCTCATTGAGTCACAGGACACGGCACAGCAGCGGACCGAGGTGGCTCAAATGCTTGaggtaaacaaacaaacaaaagaaatcagCTGaggcttttgttgttttgagtaGGACTGCACAAATAAGCGCAGTTTTATTGATATCGTACGGAGCCCCCCCTGGGGtcagttgagaaaaaaaaaaaactaagccGGAGAAATAACGTTGGTCTCTAGTAGCAGCCGGAGGTGCTTAGGGAGCGTCTATAAACtccaacaccaacacaaaaatatctattaatttaatgattaaataaggtagtgtatccaaacttatgttttaacagtaagtgctgtagtacaagtAAGAGGAGGAAAGTTATAATTAAGGTAAGTTTAGAGACATCACCTTATTTAATCGTGTAATTAATAGATATTTTTGTgtcggtgttgtagtttctaGACGGTTTATAAAGCAGTGGATTATGAATTAGTGCacacgttttttttctcagcttaCCCCAGGGAGGCTCCGTAAtatcgcaatatggactagtacAATATCCCaatctgaatgaagtattgtggtgctacAGAGACTTCCTGGCCTACAAATCCTACCCTAGATACTCGCAATAATCCAACAGGGTTCTGCTGGGTCTTAAAAAGTGTAACATTTTAGGCCTAAATGAGTCTTGCATTATAAGTATTGTGTTGTAGGTCttaaataatttgaaacaaGTCTTAAATTTTCCTATGTCCAAGTAACTCTGGCGCCGTAATGCTCAttgaaaagttttgtttttgtgttctttcttttgctagtCCAAATATAGAAGTGCAGATCAGTATCACTCTGTTGCTTTTGATTgaattttaatactttttttgtgactCTGCATTTCATTTTACTTCAGTGTCTTAAATTTAATTCATAATGGTCTCAAAAGGTCTTGTATTTGACTTGCAGAAAACTTGCAGAAACCCTGTATAatcatttaaacattaaaatttCAATATCTTTCAAcgaaaatgctaaaaaatagATCATTCACTCCAATAACATAGAATCATATCGCAACAACAGTCAGATAAAtaacaattagatattttcctcatatcgtgcagccgtCGTTCTGAGCGTGAACTCGAGCAAGTTGTTtctctatatttttttaaattggtttttaactattttataAACCAGTGACATAACTGccctcctttttatttattttttcttttacaggcGCTCAAAAAAGCCAATAACATCATCTCTGAGATGAGGGAGACGCATCTGTGGTAGCCAG belongs to Etheostoma spectabile isolate EspeVRDwgs_2016 chromosome 5, UIUC_Espe_1.0, whole genome shotgun sequence and includes:
- the si:dkey-32e23.4 gene encoding dynamin-1-like protein isoform X1 translates to MFLTRLFSTYNEGHTRWISKCAWSIGRMETLIPTINRLQEVFLTVGAEVIQLPQIVVVGSQSSGKSSVLESLVGRDFLPRGSGIVTRRPLVLQLVNVAPLQERLKSENGVKAEEWGTFLHCKNQIFADFQEIRQEIEAETERGSGDNKGITPEPIYLKIFSPKVLNLTLVDLPGITKVPVGDQPEDIEAQVQEMILSFISNPNSLILTVSPANSDLATSDALKLAREVDPDGRRTLLVVSKLDLMDAGTDALEVLLGRVIPVRLGIIGVVNRSQHDINTQKSLEDSVRDEHAFLQRHYPSLASRAGSRYLAKTLSRLLMHHIRDCLPELKTRVTVLSAQYQARLNSYGQPVEDHSATLLQIVTKFASDYCNTIEGTARYIQTSELCGGARICYIFHETFGRTLQSIDPLGGLTELDILTAIRNATGPRPALFVPEVSFELLVKRQIKRLEEPSMRCVELVHEELQRIIQHCSSYSTQELIRFPKLHDSIVEVVTGLLRKRLPVTNEMVHNLVAIELAYINTKHPDFTDAAQVSASVNSQQAEAVDGGKRWKNEKVAEERVPAAGFGSPSKSQAINLLDSAMPVSRKLSSKEQRDCEIIQRLIKCYFLIVRKSIQDSVPKTVMHFLVNFVKEHLQSELVGQLYKQGLLQELLIESQDTAQQRTEVAQMLEALKKANNIISEMRETHLW
- the si:dkey-32e23.4 gene encoding dynamin-1-like protein isoform X2, giving the protein METLIPTINRLQEVFLTVGAEVIQLPQIVVVGSQSSGKSSVLESLVGRDFLPRGSGIVTRRPLVLQLVNVAPLQERLKSENGNGVKQNAQSSYPGVKAEEWGTFLHCKNQIFADFQEIRQEIEAETERGSGDNKGITPEPIYLKIFSPKVLNLTLVDLPGITKVPVGDQPEDIEAQVQEMILSFISNPNSLILTVSPANSDLATSDALKLAREVDPDGRRTLLVVSKLDLMDAGTDALEVLLGRVIPVRLGIIGVVNRSQHDINTQKSLEDSVRDEHAFLQRHYPSLASRAGSRYLAKTLSRLLMHHIRDCLPELKTRVTVLSAQYQARLNSYGQPVEDHSATLLQIVTKFASDYCNTIEGTARYIQTSELCGGARICYIFHETFGRTLQSIDPLGGLTELDILTAIRNATGPRPALFVPEVSFELLVKRQIKRLEEPSMRCVELVHEELQRIIQHCSSYSTQELIRFPKLHDSIVEVVTGLLRKRLPVTNEMVHNLVAIELAYINTKHPDFTDAAQVSASVNSQQAEAVDGGKRWKNEKVAEERVPAAGFGSPSKSQAINLLDSAMPVSRKLSSKEQRDCEIIQRLIKCYFLIVRKSIQDSVPKTVMHFLVNFVKEHLQSELVGQLYKQGLLQELLIESQDTAQQRTEVAQMLEALKKANNIISEMRETHLW